The genomic region CATCCACATAACGATCGTGGGTGTGCTGTGGCAGCTGCAGAATTAGCTCAAATGGCTGGTGCAGATCGTGTCGAGGGATGTCTCTTCGGTAACGGTGAACGTACCGGTAACGTTGATTTGGTTACCTTGGCATTAAACCTCTACACACAGGGTGTATCTCCAAACCTCGATTTCTCCGATATGGCTTCTATTATTGAAGTCGTTGAGAAATGTAATAAGATTCCCGTGCATGCTAGAGCACCCTACGGAGGACAACTTGTCGTTTGTGCATTCAGTGGTTCTCATCAAGATGCCATCAAAAAGGGTTTCGAAAAATACGACAACAAGGTTAAGGCTTTACAAGAAAAAGAGGGTCCAGATGCAGTGGTACCTTGGAAAATGCCATATCTCCCCTTGGATCCTCAGGATATTGGAAGAACGTATGAGGCTATCATCAGAGTCAACTCGCAATCAGGTAAAGGTGGTTCTTCTTGGGTTATCCTAAAGAACTTGGAGCTAGATTTACCAAGAGATCTACAAATTGCATACTCTAAGATCGTTCAAAATGAAACTGAGATAGTCGGTAGAGAGTTGAAGAGCGATGAACTAATCTCTTTATTCGAGAAATCGTATTTCGTTGGATCTCATTCAACTACTGGTAAATTCAAGTTTATCGACTATAAATATGACAAATCTCCGGAGAATTTCACTCTTTCGGTGCAGCTATCAGATGGAACTACTCAATGGGATTTGGAAGGTACTGGTAACGGTCcaatctcttctttcatcGATGCTGTGAAtaaaaacttcaaaactAATCTTGATGTGAAAAACTATCATGAGCATTCCTTGGGTAAGAGTTCCGATTCGAGAGCTGCTACTTATATCTCTGTCTCTCATGAAGGATTTGTTCAATGGGGTGTTGGTATTCATGAGGATACTACTCTGGCTTCATTCTTGGCGTTGTTATCTTGTATAAACGGTCTTGATAGGGCAAAGAACTTCACTGTCAATTCAGCTGCCAAT from Kluyveromyces lactis strain NRRL Y-1140 chromosome D complete sequence harbors:
- a CDS encoding 2-isopropylmalate synthase (similar to uniprot|P06208 Saccharomyces cerevisiae YNL104C LEU4 Alpha-isopropylmalate synthase (2-isopropylmalate synthase) the main isozyme responsible for the first step in the leucine biosynthesis pathway), whose translation is MPFYKDPSVKYKPFVSNVKLQDRKWPSKTLNKAPRWLATDLRDGNQSLPDPMNLEEKKLMLDKLCELGFKEIEVAFPSASNIDFQFTQYAVKNVPEDVSIQVLSPCREPLIERTVESLVGAKRAIVHIYLATSPCFREIVFNNMSHEESIEKAVKCAKLVRSLTKDHPDRQDTHWSFEFSPETFSDSEPDFVLEICEAVKAAWGPTEDNPIIFNLPATVEMATPNVYADQIEYFAQSISEREKVCISLHPHNDRGCAVAAAELAQMAGADRVEGCLFGNGERTGNVDLVTLALNLYTQGVSPNLDFSDMASIIEVVEKCNKIPVHARAPYGGQLVVCAFSGSHQDAIKKGFEKYDNKVKALQEKEGPDAVVPWKMPYLPLDPQDIGRTYEAIIRVNSQSGKGGSSWVILKNLELDLPRDLQIAYSKIVQNETEIVGRELKSDELISLFEKSYFVGSHSTTGKFKFIDYKYDKSPENFTLSVQLSDGTTQWDLEGTGNGPISSFIDAVNKNFKTNLDVKNYHEHSLGKSSDSRAATYISVSHEGFVQWGVGIHEDTTLASFLALLSCINGLDRAKNFTVNSAAN